The Drosophila mauritiana strain mau12 chromosome 2R, ASM438214v1, whole genome shotgun sequence genome has a segment encoding these proteins:
- the LOC117135832 gene encoding ventral anterior homeobox 1: MNSQSAVRRYPHSFSIEQILAKPEMRSSTSFEDSAQDESGRGGNCLGASRVSSPATSSCLDDNMDDGKSDIDLASDDGNGLGDDRKKRPRTAFSAAQIKALETEFERGKYLSVAKRTALAKQLQLTETQIKIWFQNRRTKWKRKYTSDVETLASHYYAQLGIGGLARPMVVGDRLWLFSQTPTGPTPIQSIMLNGSGAAAPMASATAATGSSMRPYATSGGMPPLPGPSVMESARNAILARGQPLNFALPFGVAKPPAGGVPAASYIQRCKPYAANYVDYASSLPTNESYLQMKYATLPPETESGASNGLAELERVFGDANANFLQQRCTPVAGTATAYGHDGLNQAQRSRRPTQSESECSDIDCEHLDEDEEPPAAE, encoded by the exons ATGAATTCGCAATCGGCAGTGCGTCGCTATCCACACAGTTTCTCCATCGAGCAAATTCTGGCCAAGCCGGAAATGCGCAGCTCCACTTCCTTTGAGGACTCGGCGCAGGATGAAAGTGGTCGCGGTGGCAATTGTCTCGGTGCTTCACGGGTTTCCAGTCCGGCAACATCGAGTTGCTTGGATGACAACATGGACGACGGCAAAAGTGATATCGATTTGGCCTCGGATGATGGAAACG GCCTTGGTGATGACCGCAAGAAGCGACCGCGGACCGCCTTCTCGGCAGCCCAAATCAAAGCACTGGAAACGGAGTTTGAAAGGGGAAAGTATCTCTCGGTGGCCAAGCGAACGGCACTGGCCAAGCAGCTCCAGCTCACAGAAACGCAG ATCAAGATCTGGTTCCAAAACCGCCGCACCAAATGGAAGCGCAAGTACACCTCGGACGTGGAAACGCTGGCCTCGCACTATTACGCCCAGCTGGGCATCGGGGGATTGGCCAGGCCCATGGTGGTTGGTGATCGCCTCTGGCTCTTTAGCCAAACGCCAACGGGTCCCACGCCCATTCAGTCCATTATGCTAAATGGCAGTGGCGCCGCTGCACCCATGGCCTCGGCAACGGCGGCCACCGGCTCATCCATGCGTCCGTACGCGACTAGCGGCGGAATGCCTCCGTTGCCGGGTCCCAGTGTGATGGAGAGTGCCCGTAATGCCATACTGGCGCGCGGACAACCCTTGAACTTCGCCCTGCCCTTTGGCGTGGCCAAGCCGCCGGCGGGCGGTGTGCCTGCAGCCAGCTACATCCAACGCTGCAAGCCGTATGCGGCCAACTACGTGGACTACGCGTCGTCACTGCCAACGAACGAGAGCTATCTGCAGATGAAGTACGCGACGCTGCCGCCGGAAACGGAAAGCGGCGCATCCAATGGGCTGGCCGAACTGGAACGCGTCTTTGGGGATGCCAATGCCAACTTTCTGCAGCAACGCTGCACTCCAGTCGCTGGAACAGCCACAGCCTACGGCCACGATGGATTGAATCAGGCGCAGAGGAGCCGCAGACCCACGCAATCGGAGTCCGAGTGCAGCGACATTGACTGCGAGCATCtggacgaggatgaggagccACCTGCTGCGGAGTGA
- the LOC117135833 gene encoding uncharacterized protein LOC117135833 isoform X1 — protein sequence MKYVGIIWWIIYLLSIFMQIVHAEQSLAISTIDAQSNNGSVSKGFHSRKRNVLRLYADWGYTMNSNKPLKQECRSTGYQDDFSWVAIKKRNRLVPEPRRYLKDLRSEMYEKADAEKCHQPEMRNVQDFLECQVRRHMRLELQIPKYPNVP from the exons ATGAAGTATGTTGGAATAATCTGGTGGATAATATATTTACTATCTATATTCATGCAGATTGTGCATGCGGAGCAAAGCTTGGCAATATCAACTATTGATGCACAATCAAATAATGGATCAGTCTCAAAGGGATTTCATTCTAGAAAGCGAAATGTCTTGCGTTTGTACGCCGATTGGG GCTATACCATGAATTCAAACAAACCGTTGAAGCAGGAATGCCGCTCAACGGGCTATCAAGACGACTTTTCTTGGGTGGCTATAAAGAAGAGAAACCGTTTAGTCCCAGAACCCCGGCGGTATTTAAAGGATCTGCGCAGTGAGATGTATGAAAAAGCGGATGCTGAGAAATGCCATCAGCCGGAAATGAGGAATGTTCAGGACTTTCTCGAGTGCCAAGTGCGCAGGCATATGCGACTGGAGTTGCAGATTCCCAAGTATCCCAATGTTCCTTAA
- the LOC117137639 gene encoding general odorant-binding protein 57e, whose translation MLDRLTLYLLLHFLCANVLADSSVFNPCVSQNELSESEANQVMEKWPDPPIDRAYKCFLTCVLMDLGLIDERGNVQIDKYMKSGVVDWQWVAIELVTCRIEFSDEMDLCELSYGIFNCFKDVKLAAEKNVSTSNGK comes from the exons ATGTTGGACCGACTAACACTATATTTATTGCTACATTTTCTGTGCGCAAATGTTCTT GCTGACTCTTCAGTATTTAATCCGTGTGTTTCGCAAAATGAGTTATCGGAATCTGAGGCCAACCAAGTGATGGAGAAATGGCCAGATCCGCCCATCGATCGGGCTTACAAGTGCTTTCTAACGTGCGTCCTTATGGATCTGGGCCTGATTGATGAACGGGGTAATGTGCAGATCGACAAGTACATGAAATCCGGAGTGGTGGACTGGCAATGGGTGGCAATAGAGTTGGTAACGTGCCGCATTGAATTCAGCGACGAAATGGATCTGTGCGAGCTTTCATATGGAATCTTTAACTGCTTCAAGGATGTGAAGCTTGCGGCCGAGAAGAATGTTTCAACTAGTAATGGGAAATAG
- the LOC117137246 gene encoding cuticle protein 8: MKQFIVLVVCLLAVAAADVSHLVTPEPKVPASPYVFSYQAGRAPGHVDRQHTEVSDGSGVIRGAFSYVDPKNQVRTVQYVADEHGFHPQLSHKLEDSAAVQAAKQRHFAAYNRIAQEHANHTPGQVALANAPHASAAVAHATQKHLSAFERIAAEHAAIGRQQEAQRLALAAQSEHGEIEDGQYHP, from the exons ATGAAGCAGTTTATAGTTTTG GTCGTTTGTTTGCTGGCAGTCGCTGCGGCCGATGTTTCCCATCTGGTCACCCCGGAACCGAAGGTTCCAGCAAGTCCGTATGTGTTTAGCTACCAGGCTGGCCGCGCTCCCGGCCATGTGGACCGCCAGCATACCGAGGTGTCCGATGGATCGGGTGTGATCCGCGGAGCTTTCTCCTATGTGGACCCAAAGAACCAGGTGCGCACCGTGCAGTATGTGGCGGACGAGCACGGCTTCCATCCCCAGCTGAGCCACAAACTGGAGGACAGCGCCGCCGTCCAGGCAGCCAAGCAAAGGCACTTCGCGGCCTACAATCGGATTGCGCAAGAGCATGCCAACCATACACCAGGCCAAGTT GCACTAGCTAATGCCCCCCATGCCAGCGCCGCCGTTGCACATGCCACCCAGAAGCACCTGAGCGCCTTCGAGCGGATCGCTGCCGAGCACGCGGCCATTGGACGGCAACAGGAGGCACAGCGTCTGGCACTGGCCGCCCAGTCCGAGCATGGAGAGATCGAAGATGGACAGTACCATCCGTAG
- the LOC117135833 gene encoding uncharacterized protein LOC117135833 isoform X3 — translation MRSKAWQYQLLMHNQIMDQSQRDFILESEMSCVCTPIGECRSTGYQDDFSWVAIKKRNRLVPEPRRYLKDLRSEMYEKADAEKCHQPEMRNVQDFLECQVRRHMRLELQIPKYPNVP, via the exons ATGCGGAGCAAAGCTTGGCAATATCAACTATTGATGCACAATCAAATAATGGATCAGTCTCAAAGGGATTTCATTCTAGAAAGCGAAATGTCTTGCGTTTGTACGCCGATTGGG GAATGCCGCTCAACGGGCTATCAAGACGACTTTTCTTGGGTGGCTATAAAGAAGAGAAACCGTTTAGTCCCAGAACCCCGGCGGTATTTAAAGGATCTGCGCAGTGAGATGTATGAAAAAGCGGATGCTGAGAAATGCCATCAGCCGGAAATGAGGAATGTTCAGGACTTTCTCGAGTGCCAAGTGCGCAGGCATATGCGACTGGAGTTGCAGATTCCCAAGTATCCCAATGTTCCTTAA
- the LOC117137245 gene encoding trypsin 3A1 yields MTSLDLRLAVALCLIWTTAAQNSTDGGQDGRIVGGWETHITFFPHQVSLQLGTRHACGGTIISPTIILTAAHCVLEYSKPQYYVIRAGSSDWTKGGSYISVKQIIPHPKFHEPTRMNNDIAIVQLQQPLVYSQDIRPISLATNKDIIMSTAQLFVSGWGSTSISQMQPEKRLRYTVVHLRDQNQCARNYFGAGTVTNTMFCAGTQVGGRDSCQGDSGGPLVTSIDGQLKLYGIVSWGFGCANAMFPGIYTKISAYDDWIAQTIEELV; encoded by the coding sequence ATGACGAGCTTGGACTTGAGACTGGCAGTAGCGCTCTGTCTAATCTGGACGACGGCTGCCCAGAACTCCACGGATGGCGGACAGGATGGCCGCATTGTCGGCGGCTGGGAAACGCACATCACCTTTTTTCCGCACCAAGTATCCCTGCAGTTGGGCACTCGGCATGCATGCGGTGGAACCATCATTTCGCCCACCATCATCTTGACTGCTGCTCACTGTGTGCTGGAGTACAGCAAACCGCAATATTACGTGATTCGAGCCGGATCCAGCGATTGGACGAAGGGCGGCAGCTATATTAGCGTCAAACAGATCATTCCTCATCCCAAGTTCCATGAACCAACGAGGATGAACAATGACATTGCCATTGTTCAGCTGCAGCAACCCCTTGTCTATAGTCAGGATATACGACCCATAAGCTTGGCCACCAATAAGGACATCATTATGTCGACCGCACAGCTTTTTGTAAGCGGCTGGGGCAGCACGTCGATCTCACAAATGCAGCCGGAAAAGCGTCTTCGCTACACAGTTGTCCATCTAAGAGATCAGAATCAGTGCGCCAGAAACTATTTTGGAGCTGGCACCGTGACCAACACCATGTTCTGCGCGGGAACTCAGGTGGGAGGAAGAGATAGCTGCCAGGGAGATTCGGGCGGTCCACTTGTCACATCTATAGATGGCCAGCTAAAGCTCTACGGCATTGTGTCCTGGGGATTTGGATGCGCAAACGCCATGTTTCCTGGAATTTACACTAAAATTTCCGCCTATGACGACTGGATAGCGCAGACAATTGAGGAGCTGGTCTAG
- the LOC117135830 gene encoding alpha-1,3-mannosyl-glycoprotein 2-beta-N-acetylglucosaminyltransferase, protein MRTRKVLLVIGFLVTWTYATYYLLLRQTGIHTSRHQSLQAYKLNSQVRDANLQSHHLAKNVFEFVKLKYLEKQPPPVASTPQISIVAAEISAELPEQHVAKAATARIPTKTYLANGEPVFPVVVFACNRVSVKKCIDNLVQYRPSVEQFPIIVSQDCGDEPTKEAILSYGKQVTLIEQPDLSDITVLPKEKKFKGYYKIARHYGWALNTTFAVGFEFVIIVEDDLNVAPDFFEYFLGTHKLLKQDPSLWCVSAWNDNGKAAVVDAAQPELLYRTDFFPGLGWMLTKDLWAELSVKWPKSFWDDWIRHPAQRKDRVCIRPEISRTRTFGKIGVSNGLFFDKYLKHIKLSEDFVQFTKINMSYLLKDNYDNTFLRRVYTYPIVTYDELRRNLIRIEGPVRIQYTTREQYKRTTKMLGLMDDFKSGVPRTAYHGIVSFYYNKRRVHLAPKANWKGYELSWS, encoded by the exons ATGCGAACGCGCAAGGTGCTGTTGGTAATTGGCTTTCTGGTTACGTGGACCTATGCCACCTACTATCTGCTGTTGCGCCAAACGGGCATCCACACGAGCCGGCATCAGTCGCTTCAGGCCTACAAGCTCAACTCGCAGGTCCGCGATGCCAATCTGCAGAGCCATCATCTGGCCAAGAACGTGTTTGAGTTCGTCAAGCTCAAGTACTTGGAGAAGCAACCACCGCCGGTGGCCTCCACGCCGCAGATCAGCATAGTTGCCGCCGAAATATCGGCGGAGCTGCCGGAGCAGCATGTGGCCAAGGCGGCAACGGCGCGCATTCCAACGAAAACATATCTGGCCAATGGCGAGCCCGTGTTTCCCGTCGTGGTCTTCGCCTGCAATCGGGTGTCGGTGAAGAAGTGCATCGACAACTTGGTTCAGTACAGGCCCAGCGTGGAGCAGTTCCCCATTATTGTGTCACAG GACTGCGGCGATGAGCCCACCAAGGAGGCGATCCTCTCGTACGGCAAGCAGGTCACGCTCATCGAGCAGCCTGATCTCAGCGACATCACCGTGCTGCCCAAGGAGAAGAAGTTTAAGGGCTACTACAAGATAGCCCGACACTACGGCTGGGCCCTGAACACCACCTTCGCCGTAGGCTTCGAGTTCGTCATAATCGTCGAGGATGATCTGAACGTGGCGCCCGACTTTTTCGAGTACTTCCTGGGCACGCACAAGCTGCTCAAACAGGACCCCAGCCTGTGGTGCGTGTCCGCGTGGAATGACAATGGCAAGGCTGCTGTCGTGGACGCCGCGCAGCCGGAGCTGCTCTACCGCACCGATTTCTTTCCCGGTCTCGGCTGGATGCTCACCAAAGATCTGTGGGCCGAGCTGTCGGTCAAATGGCCCAAATC CTTCTGGGATGATTGGATACGTCATCCCGCCCAGCGCAAAGATCGCGTGTGCATCAGGCCCGAAATATCGCGTACTCGCACGTTTGGAAAAATAGGCGTATCCAA CGGTTTGTTCTTCGATAAGTATCTGAAGCACATCAAACTGAGCGAGGACTTTGTGCAGTTTACAAAAATCAATATGAGCTACCTGCTGAAG GACAATTACGATAACACGTTTCTGCGGCGCGTTTATACGTATCCCATTGTTACGTACGATGAGCTGCGGCGAAACCTGATCAG AATTGAAGGTCCAGTTCGCATTCAATACACCACTAGGGAGCAGTACAAGCGGACAACTAAGATGCTGGGTCTTATGGATGATTTCAAG AGCGGTGTTCCCCGGACTGCCTACCATGGCATCGTCTCCTTCTACTACAACAAACGGCGCGTGCACCTGGCACCCAAAGCCAACTGGAAGGGTTACGAGCTCTCTTGGAGCTAA
- the LOC117136706 gene encoding gram-negative bacteria-binding protein 3: MAPFPLCLLLLVMATGFGHAYEAPAAQVRVFYPRGFEVSIPDAEGISLFAFHGKLNEEFDGLEAGQWSRDIPKAKRGRWTFRDHRTQLNHGDTLYFWTYVVNNGLGYRQDEGAHVVTSYDNQHI, from the coding sequence ATGGCACCATTTCCTCTGtgcctgctgctcctggtgaTGGCGACTGGCTTTGGCCACGCTTACGAGGCACCTGCGGCTCAGGTGCGCGTGTTCTATCCCCGGGGATTCGAGGTCTCCATTCCGGATGCGGAGGGTATCTCGCTGTTTGCCTTCCATGGCAAGCTAAACGAGGAGTTTGACGGCCTGGAGGCGGGGCAATGGTCAAGGGATATTCCGAAAGCCAAGCGGGGACGCTGGACATTCCGAGATCACAGGACACAGCTCAACCATGGCGACACCCTGTACTTCTGGACTTACGTTGTAAACAACGGGCTGGGCTATAGACAGGATGAAGGTGCTCATGTGGTCACCAGTTACGACAATCAACATATATAG
- the LOC117135831 gene encoding uncharacterized protein LOC117135831: MLLSMQMWRSLWLAALFCGLAQAKGSHKVHCSEDQMRVDIGLPDAESKDQSAPQIYLEGLKGYPDERCQPQIDGSLAVFRLSLSDFYECGVTRMVNQLTGKKVYYHKIIIESTSGKEIVSVKCITTASPAYNVMMNATTESSSTSTSSGGIHGLVKRDVLPAGFQEPEDLEITTSLTKRAPEPRLSIGVSQDGQKFTRDLTVKSGTPLTMEINLDEDSAPVYGLGVNYLDVTDTHTSSETLIFKGCTVDPYLFENFNTIDGDILSAKFKAFKFPDSSYVQFRATVNVCLDKCLGTQCSNNQVGFGRRKREISSANKVYEISLAMFLQVQDIEGVNKNEVLQLEEKLRELKLANQRLARNSRGNFAMEQTPASAQPAFVVDERELGHLSAGSGAALNGLSLALWTILGAWSWRLM; this comes from the exons GTTCCCACAAGGTGCACTGTTCGGAGGATCAGATGAGGGTTGACATCGGACTGCCGGATGCGGAGTCGAAGGATCAGAGTGCCCCTCAGATCTATTTGGAGGGATTGAAGGGATATCCGGATGAGCGATGCCAGCCGCAAATCGATGGATCCCTGGCCGTTTTTCGGCTTTCCCTCAGCGATTTTTACGAGTGCGGCGTAACGCGGATGGTCAACCAGCTGACG GGCAAGAAGGTGTATTACCATAAAATCATCATCGAGTCAACCAGCGGCAAGGAGATCGTCAGCGTTAAGTGCATCACCACCGCCAGTCCCGCCTATAATGTGATGATGAATGCCACCACCGAGTCCAGTTCCACGTCCACGTCCAGCGGCGGCATTCACGGCCTGGTCAAGCGGGATGTGCTGCCGGCGGGATTCCAGGAACCCGA GGATCTGGAGATCACCACATCGCTGACCAAGCGGGCCCCCGAGCCACGACTCTCAATTGGCGTTAGCCAGGATGGTCAGAAGTTCACCAGGGATTTGACTGTGAAGTCG GGCACACCTTTGACAATGGAAATCAATCTGGATGAGGACTCTGCACCTGTTTATGGTCTGGGTGTCAACTATTTGGATGTGACGGACACGCATACCTCATCGGAAACGCTGATCTTCAAGGG CTGCACAGTGGATCCCTATCTTTTCGAGAACTTCAACACCATTGACGGCGACATTTtgagtgccaagttcaaggcCTTCAAGTTCCCCGACTCGTCGTACGTGCAATTCCGCGCCACGGTTAACGTGTGTCTGGACAAGTGCCTCGGCACTCAGTGCTCCAACAACCAGGTGGGCTTCGGTCGACGCAAGCGGGAGATTAGCTCAGCGAACAAGGTCTACGAGATCTCGCTGGCCATGTTCCTGCAGGTCCAGGATATCGAGGGTGTCAATAAGA ATGAAGTCCTGCAGCTGGAGGAGAAGCTTAGGGAGCTAAAGTTGGCCAACCAGCGCCTGGCCAGGAATAGCCGCGGCAACTTTGCCATGGAGCAGACGCCCGCCAGTGCTCAGCCCGCCTTTGTGGTGGACGAACGGGAGCTGGGACATCTCAGTGCCGGATCGGGAGCCGCATTGAACGGCCTGTCGCTGGCTCTCTGGACGATTCTGGGGGCATGGAGTTGGCGGCTGATGTAG
- the LOC117135833 gene encoding uncharacterized protein LOC117135833 isoform X2 has product MRSKAWQYQLLMHNQIMDQSQRDFILESEMSCVCTPIGQECRSTGYQDDFSWVAIKKRNRLVPEPRRYLKDLRSEMYEKADAEKCHQPEMRNVQDFLECQVRRHMRLELQIPKYPNVP; this is encoded by the exons ATGCGGAGCAAAGCTTGGCAATATCAACTATTGATGCACAATCAAATAATGGATCAGTCTCAAAGGGATTTCATTCTAGAAAGCGAAATGTCTTGCGTTTGTACGCCGATTGGG CAGGAATGCCGCTCAACGGGCTATCAAGACGACTTTTCTTGGGTGGCTATAAAGAAGAGAAACCGTTTAGTCCCAGAACCCCGGCGGTATTTAAAGGATCTGCGCAGTGAGATGTATGAAAAAGCGGATGCTGAGAAATGCCATCAGCCGGAAATGAGGAATGTTCAGGACTTTCTCGAGTGCCAAGTGCGCAGGCATATGCGACTGGAGTTGCAGATTCCCAAGTATCCCAATGTTCCTTAA
- the LOC117137247 gene encoding general odorant-binding protein 57d, whose amino-acid sequence MVSSTSLMPGKMYLRLVPHLACIIFILEIQFRISESNSPCPHNEGIDEDIAEAILSDWPANVDLSSVKRSHKCYVTCILYYYNIVSYSGEISLDKYYDTGVIDELAVAPKINRCRYESRMETDYCSRIFAIFNCLRQEILAN is encoded by the exons ATGGTATCTTCAACTAGTTTGATGCCCGGAAAAATGTATCTGAGACTCGTACCGCATCTGgcttgtattatttttattttggaaattCAGTTT AGAATTTCCGAGTCTAACTCTCCGTGCCCCCATAATGAAGGAATAGACGAAGATATAGCTGAAGCAATTCTAAGTGACTGGCCTGCAAATGTGGATTTGAGTAGCGTAAAAAGGTCACACAAGTGTTATGTGACCTGCATTCTGTATTATTACAATATTGTGAGCTACTCTGGTGAGATATCTCTGGACAAGTACTACGATACTGGGGTCATTGATGAGCTTGCGGTGGCACCCAAAATCAATCGATGCCGATATGAGTCTAGAATGGAAACAGATTATTGTAGCCGAATTTTCGCTATATTCAATTGCTTAAGGCAAGAAATATTAGCgaactaa
- the LOC117137248 gene encoding uncharacterized protein LOC117137248: MASATSSSARHLFDESKKRLCARVGENANNLGSVARQVVRGSKSNEIMHQTLKNFTQVDVVSDYSHQNLQKMTLILQHVGYQYDVMQDSVNHLDYLKEQVTAMER, encoded by the exons ATGGCCTCTGCAACCAGTTCAAGTGCTCGGCATTTATTCGACGAGTCCAAGAAGCGCTTGTGTGCCCGCGTGGgtgaaaatgcaaataatttgG GTTCTGTGGCCCGACAGGTAGTCCGAGGTTCCAAGAGCAATGAG ATCATGCACCAAACCCTGAAGAACTTCACCCAAGTGGACGTGGTCTCGGATTACAGCCACCAGAATCTGCAGAAGATGACGCTGATCCTGCAGCACGTAGGCTACCAGTACGATGTGATGCAGGACAGTGTCAACCACTTGGATTACCTCAAGGAGCAGGTGACGGCCATGGAAAGATGA